GATGGAGAGCAGCTGGGAGCTCAGAGAGAAGGGGCAAGGACAGGAGGCGGGGGGGGGTTGGGAACTGGAAGAAAGTGTCACCCAGCCCGGGGGGGGAGGACTTCACTTTAGAGGGACTGAAAAAGCCCAGATGTAAGAGAGGTAGACatggaaaatgaggcagagacagagagaaacaaagtcacagaaactgaggcagaggaaagGTGAAATAGAGAGGAGATAGAAACTGAGAGGTGAATAGAGAAACTGAGATGGAGAGGCCAAGGCTAAGACTGTGAGAGGAACGAAGGGGAAAAAACCAGGGaaattgaaaaagagagaggggagagagggagagcctAAGAGACAAGCTGAGCCtgaaataggagagagagagagagagagagcaaggaagagaCTGACAGAGGGCACAGGACAGGGAGATGAAGAGAGACAAAACGTCTGGAAAACAGAGATGGGGGGTTggagaaagagacaaggagaaagaggagaggcagagagattgCAAGAGGGAGAGAAATCAAGACTGAGAGGGAGTCTGAAGGAAGAGGACACAGACTGAacggagaaggaggaagagagggagcaggagaaggaaaaCGGAGAGCCAGCGTGGGGGGCTTTTGGCAGGGAGGTGAGAGGGCGTGGAAGGGCAGTGGTGTGCCTGCACCCTCCCCGGACCCCACTCTGATCCTCTGCCCCAGTCCCAGGGCCTCTTCCCTGACCCCAAGCAAGATGGAACTGGGTATGCCCCCTCTCATACTATGGACAAAGTGAACTCCTGGCTCCCACCTCCTTCGGGAACTTGCTGGCATCCCCCAGAGGGCTGTGTTCCTAGAGGGGCTGGGACGGCTGCAGAGGAGAGGGCGCCTCCTGGGGTCTGCCACCTTCTCCCAGGACTGCCCGGCTACTGGGCGTCGAGGATCACCAAGCGCCAGGCAAGCTGGCACGGTGCTCCTTTTCCCAAAACGCCCCCGCTCCAAACCCGGAGGCTGCCTGGCCCGGGCAGGGGAGAGGCCCGGCCCGGCCGCCCGCCCCCGCCACCGGCCGTCGAGGAGCTGAGTGGCTCTGTCCTCAGGGAATCGCATCACTCCAGCTCACCGTGGGTGACGCCAGGTCAAGATGCTTGGGTcgcaggaggaaaaggaggagctGGACCCGGGCCcgaagagaagaaaaggggaagacCACGGCTGGAGATAAAGGGCCAGCGGAGGCAGACGCCCAGAAGTCGGTAGGACCGGAGAGCCCGGACCCAGCCCAGCGTCCCCGGGAGCCTGGGACACACAGCGCGGAGGAGAGCTCAGAAGCAGCGCGGAGGAGAGCGCAGAAGCCGCCCAGAGTGCAGAGTCCACCATGCGCGGGTCCCCGGCCGCGGGGCCGGTCTACACCCCCGCCTGGGTGGCGTGGCCCGGGCGGGTCCGCTGCTGCTCCGTCGGGGGGGCGGGCGTCGGGCCGGGGGCACGCGGGACCGGGGACTGCGGCGAGCCCGCGGCCACGGCAAAGTTTCCACTCTGCGCGCCGCGCTGGCCCCCGGGCGCGGGAGCCGCCCACTGCCCCCCCGCGCTCGCCCCGCTCCCAGGCGCGCGCCGGGTATATAACGCGCCCCTGCAGGGCCGGTTCCAGGCCGCTAGCCACGCAGTGGACGCCGGGGAGTGCTGCCCAGCGTCCGGGAGCCAGCCCGCCACCCCCTGCGCCCCCGCCTCCCCGACGGGCGCCCCCTGCTGTGGCCGCCGCCGCTGCCCCGCCTCCGAGGCCACCATGAAGAAGGAGGTGTGCTCCGTGGCCTTCTTCAAGGCCGTGTTTGCCGAATTCCTGGCCACTCTCATCTTCGTCTTCTTCGGCCTCGGCTCAGCCCTCCAGTGGCCGTCGGCGCTGCCCAGCATCCTGCAGATCTCGATGGCTTTTGGCTTGGCCATAGGCACCCTGGCCCAGGCTCTGGGGCCGGTGAGCGGAGGCCACATCAACCCCGCCATCACACTGGCCCTCTTTGTGGGCAACCAGATCTCCCTGCTCCGGGCTCTCTTCTACGTGGTGGCCCAGCTGGTGGGCGCCATTGCTGGGGCGGCCATCCTCTACGGGCTGGCGCCGCGCAATGCCCGGGGCAATCTGGCCATCAACTCGGTGAGTGCTCACGGGGCTGAGGGTGGGACAGGGACCCTGGGGTGGGCTCCAGACCAGGCCACCGTACCCCATCTCAAGATTGGGTGTCACAGAGTGGGCCAGTGCACACCCTTACCAGGAAGGCAGCAGCCCTCTAAGGCAAGGAAGATGAGTCTCCAGGCTGGCATGTGCCCCTACCCCCCTCCCTAGTTCATACccgcctcctctgccctctcagCTCCTGCTGCACCATCCTGGCCTCTCTCTTGGTGCCTACTGCCCCACCCCGcgtcgcccccccccccccccgcccccacacttTCTTGCCCAAaacttctgccttttctcttgtCTCATCTCTGAgttctgccttcctcctgggcccCTCACAGCTCCTGTCGGCTCCTCAGTGGAGTGGTTTCATGTAACCATCAGAGAGAAATGGGTTGTAATCCTGGCTTCAGATGACTCtggcctctctgtgtctcatttttctCAGCCATTATGTGGGGATGGTCGTAACCTACCACAGCAGGTGTCAAGGGGATTCCATTTAGAAACCATGCATGTGACCCCCGCCTAGAGCAGAACCAATGCGTAGGGTCTCTGTAGCTTCCTGCTCCTGGCCccttgctgcctcctcctcctgaagCCCCAGATTCAGCCCCCATGTCCCATGCAAACTGGGTTCATTAATCAAACACAGAGGAGGATTTTCTCGGCCATTGTCAAGCCGTGAGTCAGCCCCACCGGAGAGACGAGTTTGAAGTTGGCACTGGCAGCAAGTCAGGCACGGGCGGGAGGCAGGCTGGGGCAAACTGGGGTTTGCAGTAGGCAAACTGGGCATTGCCCACAGGAGAGAGGGTGAATGCCAGCTTGTGGGGGTTGGGGACTGGGCAGAACCGTTGACAGGACTGTGTCCAGGAAAAGTTGCCCTCATGCTCTGCCCTTTTGCGATAGGCCTGAGCTCCAAGCTTTGTGTACACTGTGAAGTATGTAATCATTTCAGCAAACGACCTCCCTGATGTGACGTACTCAGGGCTGGGCTTCCAGGTGTCCTTAGAGGCCCAAAGCCCCAGGCCCCTAAGCCCCTGGCCATAGAGCCAGAAGGCAGAGGGCCAACCCATTCTCCCCTTGCAGCTCAACAGCAACACGACGCCAGGCCAGGCCATGGTGGTGGAGCTGATCCTGACCTTCCAGCTGGCGCTCTGCATCTTCTCCTCCACCGACTCCCGCCGCACCAGCCCTGTGGGCTCCCCGGCCCTGTCCATTGGCCTGTCCGTCACACTGGGCCACCTTTTGGGGGTGAGCGGTGCTGCCACACAGCTTGGGTGGGGAGCCCCCTCCGGGCAAATAATGGGGCCCTGGAGCAGCACCCCTGCTGACCATTGAGCCCCAAAGTTAAGACCTGGAGTAGGGCTGCTATACTCTGGCCAGACTTGATCCCCCAAAACCTTCTCTAGCCTGAGGAAGGTTGGGAGTAAGTGGGAGCTGGGGTGAGGGCAGGTAAGCAAGCCCAAGCtcaggacagagaagagaggaggggtgAGTCGGGACGTGTGGGAGGAAAGGTCACCAGCCTAGGAATCAGGAGACTTGAGTTGGAGACCTGTGTGAGCCCTTGAACTGCTGGGTGACCCAGCGAGAGCCCAGGGCCCTGTGGGAGTGGATAAGCACGttgccctcctcacctccctctTTCTGTCCAGATCCACTTCACCGGCTGCTCCATGAACCCAGCCCGCTCTTTCGGCCCCGCGGTGATCATGAAGCGGTTCAGCTCCGCGCACTGGGTGAGTCTGGGCCCTCGCCTGGCTCCCTGGCAATGAGGGCCTAGAAACCCTGCCGTGGCAGCCAAGAGCTAACTGGACTTTCTGGAGGCTGTGGACCCAGACCTTGATAGTAGGCCCCAGGAGTGGTGGCTGGAGAGAGAAGCGGACACAGTAGGAGACAGGATGAAGCCAGAACAAGGGCAGGGGTTCATTTATGTGGCCTGAGCCCCTGGGAACAGGGGACCCTACTCGGGGGTTGGGGAGGATCATGTGTATCTGTCCCTCTAAGGAAAGGGATCTATACCTCTGTGTTGATCTCCTCTGAGGATTTGTCTCTGTCCCTCTggggtctgtgtgtctgtcctctctgacgttttatttatctttccccATTGAGGGGGTTTGGAGTGTCTTCCTTCATGTGGGTCTGTCCCTCTGGGCAATCTGTCTGTCACCTCCTAGAGTCTGTCTGTATCCCTCTGTGGAAGGGAGAGGAGTTCTGTTTGTCTCTGAGGATCTATATGTCTGTTCCCTCTGAAGgtgcatttgtctttctttaggGTAAAGTTGGAGGAGCTCTGTCCCTCTGGGGATCTGGGTGTCTGTGGTCCATGTCCCTGTCATTGGGGAGTGGGGTGTCAGTATATCTGTCCCTGAGGTGTGAGGAAGTCTTTCCCACTGGAGGTCTGGAAGTTTGTATGTCCATCTCCTCTGAGGGTCCACGGGTCTGTCCTCTGGAGGGGGGAGGTCTTGGTCTGTGAGGCCTGGGGCTCAGCCGACTGATGCTGTTCTGTCTCCACCAGGTCTTCTGGGTGGGGCCCATCGTGGGGGCTGCCCTGGCTGCCATCCTCTACTTCTACCTGCTCTTCCCCAACTCGTTGAGCCTGAGTGAGCGTGTGGCCATCGTCAAGGGCACGTATGAGCCTGAGGAGGATTGGGAGGAGCAGCGGGAGGAGCGGAAGAAGACCATGGAGCTGACCGCTCACTGACCAGTGTCAGGCAGAGGCCAGCTCCTCAGCCCCTGAACcgcaggggaaaaaagaaaaaaatatgacagCAAAGCTTCCTTACCCCACAGTTGGGtcctctgggctggggaggaggtgctGGTTCCCCAGGCTACACAGTTAGAGATGGGAGCAGGAACCCATGATGGTACTCTTGGGGTGGGAGCTAGGGGCTGGAATCTGGTGGGGAGGGGTCTCTCTGGGACAAGGCAGACAGCTGCCATGAGGTCAGACCTTAGAGACTGTGAACCTAAGCCCGCAGGCTGCCCCAGGACCAAGCCAGGAAGGGGTGGCCTGCAGTCTGCATCGCCCCacccttcccagcccctcctcaagAACCAGAGGGATCCCAGGCCCTAAGACAGCAGAGGCTGACCCTCCCCAGAGCTCCTTAGGAGGGAGACGGACTGGTTCATTAAATGCTGCCTTATTTATGTCTGGTCAAGGATGCATGGAGTAGAGCTGCCGGTGTTTGGGGTGGAGGCTTCCCAATAAACCACTGACATTCATGCTTGGCCTCGTCTCTCCCCAGAAACCTCTCCTTGGGACACTGGCACATCGCCTCTCCTCTTTGTCATCCCACACCCTCCCCCATGGTCTCCACAGTCCTCTGTGGAAAGACAGGGAAGCTGAGGCCAGGGAAGGCCTAGAGAGtcagagatgggggtggggagagagaggggagaccTATAGCTCTAGAGTTCTAATATAGGAATAGAGCCAGAGGTTAGGAGCGGGCagtgggagcagagaaggagggggCCTCACTGAGTCACTTGCCTGCTTGCCCCTCCCACCTTAGCTATGTCAAGTCCCTGCCACTTGAGGAGGGCCTGGCACCAGTGCCAGGGTGTGCCAGGCAGGGTGGAGGTGAAGTGAACCAGCTAGCAGCCCCTTGAGATGCCAAGGGGGTGACCTGCCAGGTCTGTCATCGGGGAGGAGGCACAGCCCAGGACTCCCCTCTCTGCACTGTGATGTTCCAAAAAGGTGCCCTGTTGGGAGCCTGTGCTGAGAGGGACCAaccccctgctccccccaccccccacatacacacacacatccccagaAGCGACACCTGGCCCAGCGGCCCTGCTCCTTTTAGGTCTCTTCTCCCCTGCCTCTGCCGGTCAGTGTTCCGCCTTCTTCCCCTCTGGGCCTGTAGCTCTGCCTTCACCTGCTCTTGTCCCCTTGCCACTGACATTCCTCAGGAAACCTCCTTAACTCGCCAGGCCTCCATCTCTTGagctataaaatgaggatagaaaaTGCTtccttcacagggttgttgtggggatcggaggaggtgagggagtgcgATTCCTGGGACCAGTCTGCTCTCTATGGGGAAAAGGGCGGAAGTCATCATGAGCAGCTCAGGACACAGCCCTGTGTCATAGTTAAGGAGCCTGGCTTGGAACCGGATAACCCAAGGTCAAATCTTGCTGTGCAACTTTGGGTAACATAAGCTCTCTGAGCTTTAatgacctcatctgtaaaatggggatacttgTACCCACCtcctgggttgttgtgaggataaaatgagacagTGGGTGGAAGTAAAACCCTTGTGCAAGCAGGGCCAGGCGCCTcagagtgagtgctcaataaactAATAGTGTGAGAAAAATAACCAGCATGTGCACATGGGGGACCCCAGCCACACCCCAGTTCTGGGCCTCTGCTCTCCTGAGAGTGTTTGAACCTGAGCTCCCGCCTCTCCTAAGTATGGGAACCTCTCCTGGTGGTCTTCAGCTATGCCTCACAAGACGAGGGGTCAGGAGATGGACTGAGAAGGGGTGGAGAAGCTACACACCCTGGGGGACAGGGTCAGCACCAGGGGCTGCGGGGGAGCAGGGGCCGACTCCCTAGTCTTCCCCAGACTCGCATCTAGCATCTGTAATGGCAGCTGCCAccacccctgccctgcccgccTACTGGGCTTACAGGGAAACCCGAGGGGCAGTGTGTGTGAG
This DNA window, taken from Equus przewalskii isolate Varuska chromosome 5, EquPr2, whole genome shotgun sequence, encodes the following:
- the LOC139073309 gene encoding aquaporin-5; translated protein: MRGSPAAGPVYTPAWVAWPGRVRCCSVGGAGVGPGARGTGDCGEPAATAKFPLCAPRWPPGAGAAHCPPALAPLPGARRVYNAPLQGRFQAASHAVDAGECCPASGSQPATPCAPASPTGAPCCGRRRCPASEATMKKEVCSVAFFKAVFAEFLATLIFVFFGLGSALQWPSALPSILQISMAFGLAIGTLAQALGPVSGGHINPAITLALFVGNQISLLRALFYVVAQLVGAIAGAAILYGLAPRNARGNLAINSLNSNTTPGQAMVVELILTFQLALCIFSSTDSRRTSPVGSPALSIGLSVTLGHLLGIHFTGCSMNPARSFGPAVIMKRFSSAHWVFWVGPIVGAALAAILYFYLLFPNSLSLSERVAIVKGTYEPEEDWEEQREERKKTMELTAH